The Bacillus sp. F19 DNA segment AATAACAATCAACACCTATACGGAAACTACCCAACACGTTTCGTACTATCGACACCTGAGGAGGTGCTCGTGGGCACTCAAGGGTACGATCGGTTGCGCCTTCAACACTTGGAGCATTTGCTGAAAAGGGGAAAGATTAACCAAGAGCAGTATGAAAAAGAAAAAAAGAAAATTAAATCGGGTGTGACCGATAAGTAGACACAGTAACATTTTAAAACTTAAATGATAAGCTAGGATGCTGACATGATTTTAAATAGTGCTTTTTCACTGAATAGCAAGAACCTGTTAGGAAGTAATATAAACAGGTTCTTTTTTTGTTTGTTGCTGACAGCTTGCTGAATTATTTATCAGTGTGAGATTTTCTATTATTCCTAAAGATTTAAATAGAAAAAGAGAATAAAACAATTCACTCTTTCCTCTTATTATTCTTAGAATTGAAGAAAAGCACCCGTTAGTGAAGATGGAACATTATTTTTTGTTAATTTTCCGCCCTTTGATTGGTAAAGTTTCAAAGCCTTTCCCTGTTCAGTTAGTGGATAATTCTTCACTTCACAGTAATAACTACCTTCTTGTACACCCTGATAATTCTTAGGAAACGAAATGATGCGGTTTCCATAGTTGACCTCCATATGTCCTCCTTTTGCATTATCGAATATGACGATTTCACAGTTCCCTTTGTATTGTTTCGTCTTATCAGCTAAAAGGTTAGGCAGGCCTAACAAAGAATAAACGAACAGGGACCCTGATAGGAAAAATAAAAAGGCAACTGTAAGAATGTCCTTGATCGGTATCTTATACGAATCTCCGTTTTTCCTTTTATTTTGTAAAAATGCCAAAGATAAGCCACCATCCCCACAAGCATTACAAATGACAAGATCAGTAAAAAGAAATACTGTGCCAATTTTCCTCAATTCCTTTTTTAGAGTTTTTTTTTAAACGTACCCCCGAACCAATGATGTTTCAATTCATTTGCTGCCAAATTAACCCACAATATTTTAATCTTGTTAAACTGCCATTAGTTTAACAAAAAATAAGCGATTACCTATTTAGCTTAGCAATCGCACGTAGTCTTATCTATTCAATATAATTTACGTTATTATTCTGACACCATTCTGTTGCAATTTGTTTAAAACGCTCGTCACGATAAGAATACCATTGATCTTCAATTCCAAAATCTATTACTTTATCCTTAAATCTTCTAAAGGCACCCTTTCCCTTAATTGCCCTTAATAAAGAATCTTGTTTACGTCGATCACTAACCGTTAGGCAATAGTCTTCCATGATTTCATATTCATTAACTTCATATTTAGTTGGTAACTCTATGTAATTTTCAAAGTTTTCAACAACATCATTCGCAACCATTATAATTTCTTGTTGCCATTCAGGTAAATGATCAACTGGTTTTTCATCTTCAACAGCTCTCAAATCATCAGATGTTACTAGAACTATTTCACCTGTTTTAATATTTAGTAATGAACGAGACTCTTCAAATTGTATTTCCATTTCTTCAACTATATCTTTAAGCTTTACTTGAATACTCATTATATTGGATCACCTTCTATATTTTTACTAATGCCACCCGTTAGTTCAAGTACGATGTTATTTAAAACTTACTCTAATTCACCTATAAACCAAATATCCCCTTTATAAATTTCCCCATCTTCATCAGTTATTTCTTCTTTTAATCCTAAAACATTCATATTTTCGGGGATATTTATTCCCATTCACTTTCAAAATTTCTTTATTTAAGCTTTTTATATTCTTTTTTCCAAATAGTAATGATTATGTCCTTTAGGATGATCTTTACTTACTCCTATCACTTTATATCCATGCTTCTTATAGAAATCTGGAGCTTGAAAACTAAATGTATCCAAGTTTATCAGTCGACAATCTTTTTCAATTGCAAATTCTTCAATATGTTTCATCAACTTGCTACCATAGCCTTCGTGTCTATATTCTTCAGAAACCCACAGAAAGTCAATGTGTAAGTGGTGCCAGAATGTTGTCGCCGTTACTCCTCCTACTATTTCTTCTTTTTCATTTTTCACTACAAAACTAATATTTTCCGAAGGAGTTTTTTCTTCATCTGAAAGATTTTTTAGGTTATGTTCAATCACTTTTTTTCTTATGTAATCACTATCTTCTTGTTTCCATTGTTTTATTATTTTCATTTTAAGTATCTCTCTCCTTTTTTAAATTTCTATTTTATTTATTCCATTTAATAATCAAATAGTCCTTTCTTATTCAACTAATTTGCCCTTTACTTCAATAAGAAGAGGCGACACTTTGTTAAGTAATCGCGCCCGATTGTGAAACATATTACTGGAATGCTGCCCTTAAGAAACTGTTCAGAAATATCATTCGCTCTTCTTGAAATAGTGTACAGGACGAATTTCAATACGAAAGCCAAATTCCTCTCCCTTACTCACTTGTGTTGTCGGATGCAGTGTGACAATCTGAATGGCTTCTTCAATGTCTTTTGCTTCTATTAGGAATACACTCCCAATCAATTCTTTGGTTTCTTTAAAAGGTCCATCAGTAACCGTTACGTTTCCGTTTACCCGACTCAAGCATTTTGTCTCCAATTCAAGACCAGCATCTATTATCACTTGACCTTTCTTGTAGAATTCCTCTAGGTGGGGCTGACATTCTCCCATAACAGCATCAATCTCTTCTTTTGGACGGGCGTCCATTTTTTCCGGATTAAAATAACCCATACATAGAAATATCATCTTAACCTCTCTTTAAAATTATAAAATTTGTTCATCTACTATAAAGGCGATCAGTAAACAGCGAAATCCACACAATAAAAAACTACTATTCTTCCCTACAATCGTCGACTTGTTTCAAAAAAAATTCCCTCAGACGCGTATTGGTGGTTAACGACGCCGCACGCATGTATTCTTCACACGCTTCGCAAAATTGTCCTAACTTCTGCAGAAAGTTGCCTCGAGTACTTGGTAATAAATAAATAGTTAAAATAGTCTTATTCCTTCTACTTAGAATACCAATACTTTTTTAAAATTTACAGTTTGATAAGTCATCTGATACTTAAAAGAAACATGGGTTTTTAGCGGAATTGTGATGACGAAACCTTGATTATTAAACAATATTTTGCAAAGGGAGACATAAAATACAACCAGTACATCAAGCTATTCTAAATGAATATCAACTTCTTTTTCTATTTCCATTTATACAGATTGTAACTTGTTTAGGTCATTTCATTTACGTTATGTCACATATATTTATTTAAATATTCTGATATTATTTACATATGCAAATTACTCAAGGTTTATTTTTCAGTTGAACAAACTAAAAAAGGAGGTTTTTAGATGGCCGATATCGTCTTTATAAATGGCCAAGTTGTTACAGCAGATTCTAGCAACCGAATTGCAGAAGCTGTAGCGATAACGGGCAACCGAATTGTTGCGGTAGGTCAGAACGAGAAAATTAAAAACTTGATTACAGATGCTGCAGCTGTAATTGATCTAAAAGGAAAGAGCTTGCTGCCTGGATTTATTGACTCTCATTTACATATTACTCTGCATGGTACGAACAAACTGGCAATCAATTGCAAAGAACCTCAAATGAAATCATTGGACGATATTTTTGATAAATTAAAACGCAAAGCACAGCAAACACCTAAGGGAGAATGGATACGCGCATGGGGGTTTAATGAGACAACCATTGCTGAACAACGCTATCCCACAAGAATAGAACTTGAAGAAATTTCTTCTGACCACCCTATTATGATTATGAGAACTTGTGCTCATCACTCGATAGTAAACAGCCAAGCTCTCAAAATCGCTGGAATAAACGAGAAAACACCTGACCCGCCAGGCGGAAAATTTGATCGTGACTGTTACGGAAACCTGAACGGTTTCTTAATTGAAACAGCTCATATGCAGATGTTAAACGCAGCCAAGTATAGTGAAATGGAGCTTAGAAAGGGAATTGCGTTAGCTTCAGATCACTACTTGGAAGCAGGAGACACAAGCATTCATGATGCCGGCGGAAATGATGCAGACAGTCTTAGAGCAATGCAATTGGCCGTTCAGGCAGGCGAGGTTAAAGTGCGAATCTACGCCATGCTGTCTTCCCTTAACCATTCGGCCAAATATGTAAGAAGGATTACGGATTCCGGCATGGTAACAGGACTTGGGAATGAGTATTTTAAAATAGGGCCTGCGAAGGTATTTACCGATGGGGCAAGCAGTGTTCCGACAATGGCTACAAGAGAGCCTTATACAAGCAATCCAAATGAATCCGGAGTCCTTTACTATGATCAGAATGAGCTGAATGAAGTCCTTGGAAAAGCTCATAAAAAAGGATTTCAAATAACAGCTCACGCTCAGGGAGACCGTGCTATAGACATGCTTCTTACATGTATGGAAACGGCTCTAAAAGAATTTCCGCGAGATAACCACCGCCACCGAATCGAACATGGCGGGCTTTCTATGCCAGACCTTATTAAACGGATGAAAAAGTTAAATGTCATTCCCATTCCGAATCCAAACTTCTTTTACGAATTTGGTGATGCATACATTAAGCATATAGGTGAGCGGGTGAATCAAATGTATCCATTGCGGGATTTATTGGATTCAGGGTTAGTCGTTGCCTGTGGATCGGACAACCCTGTGTCAGATCATAATCCTCTTCTTGGAATTCATTGTGCAGTGAATAGACGTTCCATGTCCGGTCAGGAGGCAGGTTTAAGTCAGCGGGTTGATGTTCTTGAAGCAATAAAAATGTACACCTGGAATGGGGCTTATGCAAGTTTTGAAGAAGAAATCAAAGGCAGTATTGAGCCTGGAAAACTGGCAGATTTAGTTGTACTGGATCAAGAAATCCTGACTATACCCACTGAACACATAAAAGAACTGAATGTCGAATCTACCATTATTGACGGAAAATTTGTCTATCAAAGTGAAACTTCTAATCTCTCTTATAACTAAACGTACACCAAGACTTAATAATTAATTTATAATTCAAAGGAGGTTCATTATGAAACCGATTTATCTGTTAGGATTGGTACCGTTTATTGGGATGCTTGGGCTATTGCCCATAGTCAATAGGGTTACTCCTTATGTGCTGGGCGTTCCGTTTATTCTGTTTTGGATTGTCATGTGGGTACTGCTCACTTCCGGCATTATGCTCATAATATTCAAACTGGATCCTGCAAATAAGGAAGGTGATTTTGAATGAATTCAGCAATGATTATTATTTTCGGATTTATCTTCCTCTCTATTTATCTGGGGATTCTGGCAAGAAAAGGAAAGGATATGGACTTGGAGCAGTGGACCGTTGGCAAACGGGGATTTGGCAGTCTCTTCGTCTTCCTCCTGATGGCTGGTGAAACATACACAACAGTTACTTTTCTTGGCGGAAGCGGGTGGGCCTACGATAAGGGTGGACCAGCACTTTATTTGGTTGCATATATTTCATTGATGTACGTCTTATCTTACTGGCTTCTCCCTGCAATCTGGAAATATGGGAAAGAAAACAATCTGGTTTCACAACCTGACTTTTATGTAAGCAAATATAAAAGCCCTGCGCTTGGAATAATTGTAGCCCTCATTGGGGTGCTTGCCATCATTCCGTACATCGT contains these protein-coding regions:
- a CDS encoding UPF0158 family protein, which encodes MSIQVKLKDIVEEMEIQFEESRSLLNIKTGEIVLVTSDDLRAVEDEKPVDHLPEWQQEIIMVANDVVENFENYIELPTKYEVNEYEIMEDYCLTVSDRRKQDSLLRAIKGKGAFRRFKDKVIDFGIEDQWYSYRDERFKQIATEWCQNNNVNYIE
- a CDS encoding DUF3916 domain-containing protein, with protein sequence MGINIPENMNVLGLKEEITDEDGEIYKGDIWFIGELE
- a CDS encoding GNAT family N-acetyltransferase — translated: MKIIKQWKQEDSDYIRKKVIEHNLKNLSDEEKTPSENISFVVKNEKEEIVGGVTATTFWHHLHIDFLWVSEEYRHEGYGSKLMKHIEEFAIEKDCRLINLDTFSFQAPDFYKKHGYKVIGVSKDHPKGHNHYYLEKRI
- a CDS encoding YciI family protein, with amino-acid sequence MIFLCMGYFNPEKMDARPKEEIDAVMGECQPHLEEFYKKGQVIIDAGLELETKCLSRVNGNVTVTDGPFKETKELIGSVFLIEAKDIEEAIQIVTLHPTTQVSKGEEFGFRIEIRPVHYFKKSE
- a CDS encoding amidohydrolase, with the protein product MADIVFINGQVVTADSSNRIAEAVAITGNRIVAVGQNEKIKNLITDAAAVIDLKGKSLLPGFIDSHLHITLHGTNKLAINCKEPQMKSLDDIFDKLKRKAQQTPKGEWIRAWGFNETTIAEQRYPTRIELEEISSDHPIMIMRTCAHHSIVNSQALKIAGINEKTPDPPGGKFDRDCYGNLNGFLIETAHMQMLNAAKYSEMELRKGIALASDHYLEAGDTSIHDAGGNDADSLRAMQLAVQAGEVKVRIYAMLSSLNHSAKYVRRITDSGMVTGLGNEYFKIGPAKVFTDGASSVPTMATREPYTSNPNESGVLYYDQNELNEVLGKAHKKGFQITAHAQGDRAIDMLLTCMETALKEFPRDNHRHRIEHGGLSMPDLIKRMKKLNVIPIPNPNFFYEFGDAYIKHIGERVNQMYPLRDLLDSGLVVACGSDNPVSDHNPLLGIHCAVNRRSMSGQEAGLSQRVDVLEAIKMYTWNGAYASFEEEIKGSIEPGKLADLVVLDQEILTIPTEHIKELNVESTIIDGKFVYQSETSNLSYN
- a CDS encoding DUF3311 domain-containing protein; this translates as MKPIYLLGLVPFIGMLGLLPIVNRVTPYVLGVPFILFWIVMWVLLTSGIMLIIFKLDPANKEGDFE